acataaacacactAAGACAACTGAAAGATTATAAATAATGTCCAGAAAATAAGACAACAGTGGGAaaataagatttaataaaaatgataagtAACCGAGCAAATGCAGCTAAGATAAGAAGCTGGTTGGAAACAACTTCTTATTATCAATTACTTATTTCAATTATTCTGATTCTTGCagcttatttctgttttatgtcaACCAAGTTGAATATCTTTGTGTTGTGTAGtgatgttttagttttaatttgcacgtttaaaagaaaagtcatagaaaaagcaacttaaataaatacactataGGCTCATCTAAAAGCCTCACCTATAAGAgaggaaatataaatatattcctctacatataaatacaaatttttGAAAAGAGTTGCTCTATGACACGTCCTTAAAATTCACTTTTCTGTttaatgttgtttgtttaatggGCCTGgaagtatattttttatgagtgggtgtctttttttttttttatacatgttttgtcaatagtttttttctttttatacatcTCCTCTAATCTGTGTGTTGAATCTCCTGTGGGAGGTGCATGCTCACTGAGCCAATTTGACccattttctaatgttttttatcatcaaaaatatgtgtttttattatgtagtTGCCTCAAAAAAAGGATGGCTCCTTACCATGCTCTttgcagaagaagagaaagttAATAATCACtactttcatttaaatgtgcttgTTAAATTCAAATGTAAAGCATCTGTGGTCTTACCCGGTGGAGCAGTCAGGCAAAGTTACAGTGTATAAACCTGATTTTGTCAGAGCTTTTACCCTAAATGAGGATCAGAGCTtccagacaacacacacacacacacacacacacacacacacacacacacacgctgtttgttatgaaaaacaacagttttctaTAGACACATAAAACTTAACATAAAACTTGTACTTGAgtgtacttgaagtatcaaaagtaaaagtacttgttgtgcagtaaagtctgacacacacacatgcagacctCAGTGACACAAGTGAGCtctgaaccctaaccctttctGCTTATTTACTCCAAAACAAGAGGTAGAATTTAATGGAAATGAAGTCTATTGACCACATAATTATAAAAGGAGTGACACAGAATTGTTGGAtgtgatttatattttattcttcatAAATAGAAACCAAACCAGGTTCATTTTGACTCAAGAGGACAATAGTTATAGTTGCATGGtcgaaaaatggaagaaaatgaggatttaaaagaccaaaaggGTGTTTAAAGTGTCTGTAATCTCCAGGTCTCCCAGTACTGCAGAAGTATTTCAGGTTGTTGACTTCAGATGGTCGTGTTGCATGAATGACAGTGATGAATAATGTAATGACAGTACTGACTTGTCCTCTCGCTGCAGGTGAGAACCTGACCATGGTCTTCACTCTGAAGGAGTGGGGCGCACGCTCCCGCACCTTTTCCGTCAAAAACACTCCGAGCACCCAGACCCCGTCCACCAGCAGCAACGCTACACAGCCGGCCACTCCGACCACGAAGAAACCAGCCACCACAGAGGACGGCAGCATCTTCAGCTCCAGCAGCGCCGTGTCTGCAGGCAGCCTGTGTCTGGTCAGCGTCATCTACGCCGTGGCGTGCTGCTCAGACAGCGTGCCCATATGTTAGACGGCTCTGAGAAGGTTTTAATGAAGGATACCTCAGCAATTATTCACCTCAAAACAAACAAGTCTGCTGAATATATTACACACTCATGCTCTGTTTttaatcagtaataataataataataataataataataatactgggATACGGGTTCAAATAACGCACAAATCAAACTTTAACCAGAATATAAATCCAAAGTATTCAGCTCGACTGTAAAGactatttgtgtctgtttctttctcttgttgtattttctgtaaatgtcTGTCTCATGTGATTATTCTCCAGGTgtttagatttatatatatatatatatgatatagaTTTTTAAAACAGGTGCAATAGGTTCTTAACTTGACTCTGTAAGAAAATGATGGGAcgtttttatgttgttaaagatttctttcttttaaagctTTATTCTCCTtccaataaagtttatttttcattgataaaaatcttaattgtgtcagtgtttttcttcataacaGTTTTGTTCCCATTGCTTTCAAGCAAAAGTCAATACTGaagcagctttttaaaaactccTCATACAGTCTGAATCACCAACATGAGCTTTATCTTCCAAATAATAAATTTCACCTCCAAAAAACGTCATACATGTCTCAAAATAAACTCATTGGACCAGAACAATGGCAACAATCCTCAGTCAGAAAGCATGCACTCATAAGAAACtcaccttaaaaaaacaaaaattgcaggGAACATTACAGAAATTATgaacttttatattttaagattgaactgtttttttaattaacaccttttcattcatatttcacctttttatagGTCGTATTGACTGCAGCAAAGATTATTTAGTCAGAAATTCAACAATTATGCAGCTGTagccttttttatatatatatctttacataaaatacaaattcCAGGACtgcaataataaaacaacaacaacaattgtGAAGCTGTCTCCTTTTGTCTGTTTGGTAACGAGACAAAAACAGGACCCCTGGGTGGCTTTAAGCTGGAATTGCAATCCGCTGTTTGGAATAATGATTATTGCAATTTATTGTAACCAATCTGCTAAAACTTTCTCTGTCTAACATAGGCTATTGTTAGTGTTTTTGATAAATGTGCTGTAGATAAATGgtgttttgcaaaaaaaaaaaagtgatcatttaatcatttttcacacaaaatgCATTCACAGTCTGACCAACTCTGACTTCTGTTTTCTCtgactgtgtgaagagttttgacgATGTGAGCTCAGTTGTGACTAATGCATGTAATcaatcataaaaaacacattttctgttgactctgtccatggtgctgaaggcTGCTGATTGGCTGGATGTCTGTCCTCTTCCTGCAGCAGGACGATCTGTCTGCAGCTCACTAGAGGGCGGGAGACTCCGTGATAAATCTGACTTCAAGAGGCACAGCTGCACTCTTATTTTAAGTCCTACTTGAATTGAAAGAAACTTCTAaaactgagacaaaaaaaagaaaaatcaagagCACATTTtgtagaagaggaagagagtgTGCGCAAATGCGGCAGAGCGTCTTTTCAGCGCACATCTGCGTCCCCGGAGGGAGGTGACGGCCGACAGAGGAACAATTAGTTTTACAGCCTTAATTTGCGCCCCTCTATTTAGCCTTAACGATAACAGTACAATGTGGGCGTGTTCTcgcccccttttttttaaactttgcacCGCCTGTCCTCCGGAGCTGTGCGCACTTTGCATCCACTCTGCAGCAAGTGGCTGCTCCGCAGAGTTCAGCTCCGGCTggtccccccccctcccccggccACAGCTCTGACTCAGACCCGGAGGATGGATCTCTATCACCTGGCTTCTCTCTGCGGGGCTCTGCTGTTTGTCTGGGGAATCCCCTGCTCTCACACTCTCGCTATTTTCCCTCCAGCTGCCCCGAAGAGCAGCAAGGTGTCGAGGATCTTTGATGGACAGGAAGCCTCCAAGTACTTCAAGGAGTTTTACGCGCCGCCGTCCATCGACAGGAACAATAAAGCGACTTCTAAAGAGTCAGTGGAGCCTCATGACTACATGCTGTCTATTTACAAGACCTTCTCCACGGCGGAGAGGCTGGGACTCAACGCCAGCTTCTTCCGCTCTTCTAAAGCTGCAAACACTATTGCGAGTTTTGTGGACAGCGGACAAGGTATGTGGAGCTttatgagtgtttgtgtgtgtgtgtgtgtgtgtgagagagagagagagagtgtgtgtgtgtgcatgcaggtaGCAGCCCTGACTCAGACTTTGTCTCCCAGATTAATTCAGTGCAGACACTAGTGGGATTTTTCCTGTCAGACTCCACATCTCTGTGGTATGCACACCGTCCCCGTGAGGTTTAATCTGAccctgctgtttttaatgttttccacAGATGACCTCCCACTCTCCCCTCTGAGGAGGCAGCAGTATCTGTTCGACGTCTCAACGCTCTCCAGAAAGGCGGAGGTGCTGGGAGCCGAGCTCAGGATTTACACCAAAGTGTCTGGGAATTTCAGGATATCGGAAACAGAGCCCGTGGACATCCAGCTCCTCTCCTGCCACGACCGGCAGCTGCTCGACTCCAAAACACTGGACCTGCAGGACTCCCAGAGGCCCAAGTGGGAGGTGTTGGACGTGTGGGAAATATTCAAAGAGCAGCAGCACCTGAGCCAAGGGAAGCACTTCTGCCTGGAGCTCAGGGCCATGCTGGACAACCCCGAGAGGGAGCTGGACCTGCACCTCCTGGGTCTGCACCGGCACGGCAGGCCTCAGCAGAAGAAAGCCATCTTGGTGGTGTTCACCAGGTCCAAGAAGAGGCAGACGCTCTTCAgcgagaggagggaggggagggcgCTGCTGGGTCTGGAGAGGAAGGCCAAAGAGAGGGGCCCCGGAACTAAAGCCAGCAGGAGACGGCGGACGGCTGCTTCCAAAACCCGCCACGGGAAGAGACACGGCAAGAAGTCCAAGTCCAGGTGCAGCAAGAAGCCGCTGCACGTCAACTTCAGAGATCTGGGCTGGGACGACTGGATCATCGCCCCACTGGATTACGAAGCGTACCACTGCGAGGGGATGTGTGACTTCCCTCTGCGCTCCCACCTGGAGCCCACCAACCACGCCATCATCCAGACTCTGATGAATTCAATGAACCCCAGCAACATGCCGCCCAGCTGCTGCGCCCCATCCAAGCTCAGCCCCATCAGCATCCTCTACATCGACTCAGGGAACAATGTGGTGTACAAACAGTACGAGGACATGGTGGTGGAGTCCTGTGGCTGCAGGTagtccacctcctccaccaggcTGCCGGTGGCTGGGCTGCACCTGACGGGAAGAAAATTTGCCTGATTTGTTTGGCAAGAAGATCTTAGTAATGCATTTCCTAACAAGGTTATGTTTAATACCtcaaacatttgttttctcGTTTCTTTTCTGGCCACTTCAACATGACAGTGACTGCTTATTCATGGATAAATAATCAGATTAACGTGTTAAAGAGTCTCCTCTGTGgcaccaaaacaacaaaatgtttaaatgatgGTTCAACTTTTGGGCAAATAGAGATGGAAATACACTTTCCTGCAGAGTAAGATGAGAAGATCAACTATCACTATTCTCTTGTCTGAGGCTGCAAACTAGAGgctattagcttagcttagcattaagactgGAAATGGGGGAAGTGTTAGCATGGATTTGTCCAAATGTAACAAAATCTTGAACAAAGTCAAAAGGTGTACCTTTGTTTCAAGAGCCGATTATCCTCACAAGTTcttctcctctccaaaacaaagtgatttttgattaaaaccagaaaaaacactaaattaagcAGTTTCCGCTGAACAAAATCATTGTTTCTATGACGCTGTTTGGCAGCTGGCTCTgatgtttgctcagcttgtttctctgataacttcagatcctaaatgactaaaaacctTCACCCTGTTAAGATATTTAGTTAAAAACTGTGACTTAAAACTGGTTAAAAGGCAATTCATGACAGCGTTTGACAACAAAGGGGATGCAAAGCCGTTTTGGTTTCATACAGGACACAAACATCTGAGCATTAGGTGGCCCatgggccacatccggcccgtagACATATATAACAAAggctgtttatatatatacatctatgGTTGGCGGTACCTGACCAGCCCGTGTAAGGTTACCccgaaattagaaatcaatgcaactgcagtgcttttattttgaaggagattTGCatatatgtgcatgcatgcacacgcagctgcacagaaatgcgttaaaatggtaaaaaaaaaatcaatggaaaagtgagataaaaatagtttttactatttttttactgctatatttgacttattcaacattaacacattctcatcataacatgtattcttaccagtagcagctcaaaccCATATAATTTACAGCATTTTACAAAGCTATTAAagtaatattgagcagaattgaGTTCAGAGAATTGGTCCGGCCCTCCGCAACCTTGGCAGTAACTCATGTGGctccttgggaaaatgaattgcccacccctggtctacaGGGTGAAAGTCTTGTGTATGTTTGAGAAAATGCATTTCCTTTAATCTGTAATTGATGAGttgtatgttatatatttaaagaccaggccattttttaaaaagctcccTATGAAAACAGTCTTCCTGGTGTCAAAACAGTCTGTGAATCCAACAATATAATCAGTTTTAGTTAAAGTCTTGGACACTTGTGTGGcctgtttcttcttctgcttccttAGAAACTGAATGATAAACATcaggtaaacattttttccaataATGGACATCTTGGGTGACTTCTCTGCAGGATTTCTCAGCAGATATTCAGCACTTGACATGGCCTACGACTCAGGGAACGTCCTCAAGTGCTGGAGAGAATGtgaagtctttttatttctttcagatTTGAACCGTCGGTACATTTTTCACCAGCGCAGGGTTTTTCTCACCAGTTTACTTTTCCGTCGAGGAGATGCATAATTTTGTCTGTGATGCACTGATGTTCAAAAGGTACCATGTgtaaatatttggaaaataataatttatgttcTATGAATAagttatttcagtttttattgtccGCTTTGTTCCGTTATAACTTCCAGACGGCATGAGTCACACATCTGGACGTTCAGGTTCAGATAAACACATATGGGTAATGTTTTGGTAACGAAACATGACAGCCATGTTCTGCTCACAGACTGTGAAATACTGGAGTAttatcagtgtttttgttgtatatatacataGGAAATAATTATTCACCAGCGTTGTCATTGTTCGGTGAACTCTTTGTTTTCAGGTGATACTGTTTGAAACATTAATAGCACATTTTATCCTCtttatattttgggttttttcgCATTATTTACTGGAAtctgaaaataatatattatattaatgaaTGCATAATTCTGTGGCATCTCTTTGCTCTCCTGCATCAAACCGTATTACAGCAGAAAATGAAGtgataatgtatttttacacaGTAAAATAATCTGTAAAATTGTTTAACCAAATGAATCTATTCTTATAAACTGTGTGAACTGTAACGTGTGTAGAGTAACAGgcaaattaaaatgtcttgaaCTTAAGATCTTGTTGAAGTTAAATTTACTACTATActtatgttttttgtcattttattactGCTAATACTGCACTTAGTTATGATGCTTGTTCTTATCTTTACTGTGTCGCAATGTCATACTCTTTCACTCTTATAAATTGCAGACAAGTTATGTATCAGTTGAGTCATTATTAGCTTTATTAACATCAATTAAGTCAATATTTGGTGAATTGTATCTTTAAATTATGGATTATTAAGGACTTtatttttagttcagtttttttggTCCTACTTGATATCCAGCTTGTATcgtgtaggaaaaaaaaaaaagaataatccaAAACAAACTCATGCATCAGTCTCATATCTCTCCATTAGttcgttagcttagcttagcataaagactggaaacagagggaaactgttagcctggCTCTCAAAATACAGCTACAAGCAGCTTTAAAGCTTTAAGCCCCATCTTACACCGATCAGTGCTAGCTTCAAAACGAcacaagtttttattttcatgcccCACACCCAGGTTGTATTAGGAGCAAATTCCACCAATCTGTGCACCCATGCACCAGGTGCATCGTTGGTGCATTGCTATCTCAAGGCAGCAGAAACCACAGccctggtctaaagtcaatggtgcagtATCCTGCTATTTAACTGGTGAATTATTCAGTTGGTAAGTTACCAACTCGACAAGCACGTAAACTCTTCTTGTTACACACACAAGGACATGcagcagcacctcctcctcctcattattattattattattattggtgcatttttTATGTGCAGTAAAATGAGGTTAGTTGTTGATGGGACAGAGGATCAGGCGACAGTGGAGTCAGCAGCAGCATCCGTTcaaagatttaaaaagcaaagtGCCAGGTGAAGGCTCGTCTGGCTTTTGTGATTGGTTTAATTAATGTTACACTCAAAGCACATCAATGATTAATGTAGAGACTAAATACAATCTCTTTGCCCCTTGTGCCTTACTTTGCACCCAGGTTATGCATTGTTTAACTAGCGCGTTGGATTGGTCATACATTTGCTTGCACTATGCACTTTAGACTATATATCATTAAATTGTTTCATTTGtacatcaaaacataaaaagctaAATCCATACAAAAAATCAAAGATGTAAAGGTATTAACTAGACTTTATAGATGCTTGTAGGTGAATTTGGATTCTTTTAGACAGAGCAAGGCCAGCTGTTTCCCTACTtcctgtctttatgctaagctaagctaaccagcttgATATTAATGGCACAAACCCTGAAATACCTCAAGCAAGAACCACTCGTATGAACAGATAAGTTCATAAGTGGTTATAGAAGTGATTTAGGAGAGCTTGCAGACTCACTAATGTTATCatattttgaattttctctGAGGCACAAACAAATAGTCCAGACCTGTTGTAGGAGTGATGTGCCGTTTTTCACGaatgtattgtatttttcattactctgttgcagtggtggaatgtaactaagtacatttactcaagtaaagtaatttACAAGTACTTTAATATGTTTGAGGTACGTGTACGTTActtgtatttccatttaatgtaactttaaagatatttgcctcaaaatgtagtggagtagaagtatagtTACTTCTCAGGTCGAGATTTCACATAAGAAAAAAGTGATTAgccattttttaacaaaacctcacaacagtatattaagtagttaaaaggaGCTCTACCTTGAGAAAAATGCTGCTCAATAATAatcatccaataatatattcagaatacataaaacaatctgagtgggtccattctgcataacgaatacttttgatactttaagtacattttcatgctgatacttttgttcttttacttcagtaagagatctgaatactttttccaccactgctttgaTGCAATTTTATAAGTTACTAAGTATGAAGTGAGAAGATAATAGAAAAACGTCTTGCATGAGGCCTAGTAACAGTGATGTAATGTTTTCATCAACTCTCAGTAAGAAGGTGAAGAAGCAAATTTCCCAGAATGTCAAACTTTTCCTTTAAGGGGCGTAAAGTATCTGTTTTTAATGCTTTCTTCCAgacatgtaaaaatgtcttggaCTGCTGTTGTTGACCTCTTGATGTCAAACCTGCTGTTGATCAATACAAACAAGCGATCTGGAGCTTACAGGCTCATTAGTTTCTTCCTCTGCGGCGTTAACGGGATGAGAAGGGTGAGTGACAGTTTGCAGGGTGAACACAGGGTCAGCAGACGAGATGAGAGAGCGCCATCTTCCCTGGGTGgcctgtgtttctgtgtgtgacaAACAAATTGGTGTGCAGATGTAGTGACTGCCCCCCCACCCTCCTCTTCTTTAGTCTAGAGCCACATTGGGTCCCCTGCCCCACAGACAATGGCAGTGGAGGATCTCAACATCAGATTAAGCCTGGCTTTCCTCACCGGGGTCAAAAGTCAAGTGGGGCATTGTCTTCGGGGGCTGCAGACATTAAACAACGTACACGTC
This genomic interval from Centropristis striata isolate RG_2023a ecotype Rhode Island chromosome 14, C.striata_1.0, whole genome shotgun sequence contains the following:
- the gdf6b gene encoding growth/differentiation factor 6-B — its product is MDLYHLASLCGALLFVWGIPCSHTLAIFPPAAPKSSKVSRIFDGQEASKYFKEFYAPPSIDRNNKATSKESVEPHDYMLSIYKTFSTAERLGLNASFFRSSKAANTIASFVDSGQDDLPLSPLRRQQYLFDVSTLSRKAEVLGAELRIYTKVSGNFRISETEPVDIQLLSCHDRQLLDSKTLDLQDSQRPKWEVLDVWEIFKEQQHLSQGKHFCLELRAMLDNPERELDLHLLGLHRHGRPQQKKAILVVFTRSKKRQTLFSERREGRALLGLERKAKERGPGTKASRRRRTAASKTRHGKRHGKKSKSRCSKKPLHVNFRDLGWDDWIIAPLDYEAYHCEGMCDFPLRSHLEPTNHAIIQTLMNSMNPSNMPPSCCAPSKLSPISILYIDSGNNVVYKQYEDMVVESCGCR